The Starkeya sp. ORNL1 DNA window GCGGCAGGCCACGCTCCTTGGCCGCGTCGAGATACCAGTTGGAGAGGCAATTGCGGCAGAAGCCGGCGAGGTTCATCAGGTCGATGTTCTGCACGTCGGCGCGCTCGCGCAGATGGGCCACCAGCCGGCGGAACACCGCGGCCTCCAGCTCCAGGCGGGACTGATCGTCAAAGTCGGGCATGGCAGGCCTCCTGCGGCGAAACTCAGGCTGAGATAGGCACGACGAGGCCGGTGCGCGAGCCGTAGAACGTCTGCTCGTGCAGTTCGGGGCGTGCCAGGACGGCGGGCAAGAGGTCGGCGAGGCGCTCTGCCCAGGCGAGCTGTCCCGCGTCGTCGGCGATCAGGTCCTGGCGGATCTCGATCAGCACGTGCGGCAGGCCGCGGGCGGTGCCATGGCGATAGAGGCAATCATTGCGCAGCGCGCCGTCATAGGGCTCGTTGTCGCCGACGATGAGGTCGCCGGGGGCCTCCAGGGCTTCGATCAGCGGCCGCGTGAAGCGCTCATCGAGGTCCCACAACAGCCCGACATGCCAGGGCCTGGGCATGCCGCGCCACACCGGGGTGAAGCTGTGCACCGAGAACAATGCCGGGATGGTCCCGCTGGCCAGCGCGGCATCGATCTCGTGCTCGATGGCGCGGTGATAGGGGCGGTGGAAGCGGGCGATGCGGCGGTCCACCTCGGCGGTGTCGACATGGCGGTTGCCGGGCACGATGGCGCCGTCGGAGAGCCGCATCACCAGCGTCGGGTCGTCCTCGCCGCGGTTCGGATCGATCAGCAGGCGCGAGAAGTGCGACAGCACCGCCGGACAGCCGAGCCGCTTCGCCAGCGCCCGGGTGACGCCGGCGGCGCCGATGTCGTAGCCGATATGGCGCGCCAGCTCCGAGGCCGGCAGGCCGAGCGAGCCATATTCCGGCGGCAGCGCATTGGAGGCGTGGTCGCACAGCAGCAGGATGCCGGTATCGGCCGCGCCGGGAATGTCTTCCACCGGGTGGAAGACATCGCCAGCACTGTGTGCCGGCGTCGGTGCATCGGCCAAATCCAAGGCGTCGTCCACGGCGGTGTCATCCTCGGTGCGGCGAAGCATCATGGCCGGGAAGGGCGATATGTGACAGGAGGCTAGTGACGTGCGGCTTCGGGTGCCATAGGAATACGCCCGTTTCGCGTCGTGCGGCACTGGCCATGCGGATGACCGCACGCAAGATGAGGGGCGCCCGAACAAACCGGGCAGTGGGGTGACGATGACCGATAATTCGCCGCGCGTGTTCCTGGAAGCCCTGTTCTCGGCCGCGGTGGCGGCGGCACATCCCTCCACTTGCCTGCCGCCGGCCTTGCCGCCGCCGCCGGCCAATGGGCGGCTGATCCTGCTCGCGGCCGGCAAGGCGGCGGGCTCGATGCTGGAAGTCGCGGAAGCGCATTATCTCGATGACCTCGGCTTCGATCCCGCTCGGCTCGCCGGCATCGGCGTCGCCCGGCACGGCTATGGCCGCCCGACGCGGCGGCTGGAGATGGTGGAAGCCGGCCATCCGGTGCCGGACGCCGCCGGCCTCGCCGCCGCGCAGAAGGCGATCGACCTCGCGGCGGGTGCGCAGGCGGACGACCTCGTGCTGGTGCTGCTCTCGGGCGGCGCCTCGGCGAACTGGATCGCGCCGGCGCTCGGCGTCGAACTCGACGACAAGCGGGCGCTGACGCGGGCGCTGCTGCGCTCCGGCGCCAACATCACCGAGATCAACACGGTGCGAAAGCACCTGTCGCGCATCAAGGGCGGCCGGCTCGCCGCGCTCGCCCAGCCCGCACGGGTGGTGACGCTGGCGATTTCCGACGTGCCGGGTGACGATCCCGCGGTGATCGGCTCCGGCCCCACCGTGCCGGATCCGACGACGCTGGCGGAAGCGCGCGACGTGCTGACCCGCTTCCGCATTGAGCCGGCGAGCTCCATCGCGGTCGCCTTGCGCGACGGCGCCAATGAATCGCCGAAGCCCGGCGATCCCGCCTTCGCCAATTCCGAATACCACCTCATCGCCCGCCCGGCGGATTCCTTCGTCGCCGCCGAGAAGATGGCTCGCGACGCCGGCATCGAGCCGATCCTGATCGGCGACAATCTCGAGGGCGAGGCCCGCGAGGTGGCGGCGGCGCAGGCGGTGAAAGCCCTCGAGCTGAAGGGCGCCGGCAAGCGCGTGGTGCTGCTCTCCGGTGGCGAGCTCACCGTCACCATGCGCGGCCAGGGCCGCGGCGGGCCGAACCAGGAATATGCGCTGGCGCTCGCCGAGGCGCTGGCCGGCGCGCCCGGCATCTACGCGGTGGCGGGTGATACCGACGGCACCGATGGCGGCGGCGGCGATGCCAGCGACCCGGCCGGCGCCTTCGTGGTGCCGGATACGCTGGCACGCGCGCGCGCACTCGGCCTCGATCCCGCCAGCTTCCTCGCCAATAACGACTCGACGAGTTTCTTCGAGAGGATCGGCGACCTGCTGACGCCCGGCCCCACCTGCACCAATGTCAATGATTTCCGTGCCGTATTCGTGGACGGCTGACGTCGCGCGACGCCTGCGCGCGCGCGGCCTGCGGCTCGGGCTGGCGGCATTGGCCGCGGTTCCGGTGTTGGCGATTCTGGCGCCGACGCCGGCTGCCGCGGACTTCCGGCTGTGCAACCGCACCACCAGCCGGGTCGGCATCGCCGTCGGCTACAAGGACGGCGATGCCTGGTCCACCGAAGGCTGGTGGAACGTCGCCGCGAACAGCTGCGAGACGCTGCTGCGCGGCGACCTCGTCGCCCGCTACTATTATGTCTATGCGGTGGATTACGACCTCGGCGGGGAATGGGCCGGCAAGGCCTATATGTGCACCCGCGAGAAGGAGTTCACCATTCGCGGCATCGAGGATTGCCTCGCCCGCGGCTTCGACCGAACCGGCTTCTTCGAGGTGGACACCCACGAGCAGAAGAGCTGGACGGTGCAGTTGACCGAACAGGGGCAGAAAATGCCGAGCCAGGCCCCGCTGCCGCCGTCGAAGGCGCCGCAGTAATCCCACCCACCCAGTTGTTCCGGGATGACACTGGCGGGTAAAGGTAGGTCAGGCCCTCACTCGATCGGGATCGCGGTGAACTGCACCTGGCCGTCGGCATCCGAGACCATCAGCAGCGCCGAGCGGCGGCCTTCCTTCTTCAAGGCGTCGATGCGCTTCTGGATGTCGGCGGGCTTGGCCACGGCTTCCTGATTGACCTCGACGATGACCATGCCGGGCTTCAGCCCCTTGGTCGCAGCCTGCGAGGTACCATCGACCGAGGTGACGACGACGCCCTTGACGTCGTCCTTCAGCTTGAACTTGCCGCGCAGTTCCGTGGTGATCTCGGACAGATCGAGGCCGAGCAGGCGGGTCGTCGGCGCCTTCGGCGTGGTGTCCGCGGGCTCCTTCTTGGTGAGCGCGGCCTGCTCGGCCTTGTCGCTCTCCTCGAGCCGGCCGACCTTCAGCCGCAACGTCTCTTCCTTGCCCTTGCGGACCACCACCACCTCGACATCCTTGTCGACCGGCGTGTCGGCGACGATGATCGGCAGCGAGCGCATGTCCCGCACATCCTTGCCGTCGAACTTGATGATGACGTCGCCGGGCTTGATGCCACCCTTGGCGGCCGGGCCGTCATCGGTGAGGCCGCCGACCAGGGCCCCGCGCGGCTTGCCGAGCGACAGGCTCTCGGCGATCTCGTCGGTGACCGACTGGATACGCACGCCGATCCAGCCGCGCCGCATCTCGCCATATTGGCGCAGCTGAGCGACGACGGCGGACGCAGTGTTGGACGGCACGGCGAAGCCGATGCCGATCGAGCCGCCCGAGGGCGAAATGATGGCGGTGTTGATGCCGATCACGTCGCCTTCCATGTTGAACAGCGGGCCGCCGGAATTGCCGCGATTGATGGCGGCGTCGGTCTGCAGGAAATTGTCGTAGGGCCCGCTATTGATGTCGCGGTTGCGCGCCGAGATGACGCCGACGGTGAGCGTGCCGCCGAGGCCGAACGGGTTGCCGATCGCCATCACCCAGTCGCCGACGCGCAGCCCGTCGGAATCGCCGAACTTCACCGCCTTCAGCGGCTTGTCGGGCAGCGGCGTGACCTTCAGGAGCGCGATGTCGATCTTGGTGTCGCGGCCGACCAGCTCGGCTTTCAGCTTCGAGCCGTCATTGAAATTGGCGTAGATCTCGTCGGCGTCGGCGATGACGTGGTTGTTGGTGACGATCAAGCCGCCGGCATCGATGACGAAGCCGGAGCCGAGCGAGGAGACGCGGCGCGGCGTGTCGTCGCCATCATCGCCCTGCTGCTGGCGGCGCTTGAAGAATTCCTCGAAGAACTCCTCGAACGGCGAGCCGGGCGGCAGTTGCGGGGTCGGCACGCTGCGCGAGGGCGCCACCGTCTGCGAGGTGGAGATATTGACCACCGAATCCATCACCAAAGCGGCGGTGTCGGCGACGGTGTCCGGACCTTTGGTCGCAGCGGCGTGGCTGACGACGGGCGGCAGCACGACGGTGCCGACGACGAGAAGGCACGACACCAGATTGTGGAGCCGGCGCCGCGTGTCAGTGGGGCGGTGCTTGGCGGTTTGGGTCATGGTGCCTCCTTCGCGCCGCTCATCCAGTCCGGCGCTGCTCACTCGACGGAACGCTGGACCGGGAAGTTGGGCGATGCAAGCCAAAAGCGTGCGAGTTATGAGCCGCCGCGGCAATCGTCATGCGCGCCGGACGCGGGCGCGCGGAATGTTCCCTAGCCCCTGATGAGCCAGACGATGAGCAGGCCGAGCAGCGCCCCGCCGAGGCCGGCGAGGCGAAGCGGCACGTCGGGCAGGCGCTCGATCGCCTCCATGGCCCGGCGCATGGCGCCGGGCATGGCGGCAAGCGCCAGCCCCTCGATGACGAGCACCAGGCCGAGCGCGACGACGAGGTCCGACATCGCGCCCCGGCGTCAGTTGGCAGGCGTTGTCACAGGAGCCCCCGCCGCCGGCGCGGGCGCCGGTTTGGCAGCGCCAGCCGGATCGCGGAAGAAGCGGAAGAAGCTGGAATCCGGCGACAGCAGCATGCGGGTGTCGTCGCCCTTGAGGCCGGCCTCGTAGGCCTGCATGGAGCGATAGAAGTCGAAGAAGCCCTTATCCTTGCCATAGGCCTCGGCAAAAATGCGGTTCTTCTCGGCTTCGCCCTCGCCGCGCAGCTTGTCGCCGGTGGAGGTGGCCTCGGCGACGATGATGGTGGACTGCCGGTCGGCATTGGCGCGGATGCCCTGCGAGGCCTGGGCGCCCTGGGCGCGGATCTCCGCAGCCTCGCGCTGGCGCTCGGTCTGCATGCGCTGGAACACCGCCTGGCTGTTGGCCTCCGGCAGGTCGGCGCGGCGAATACGCACGTCGATGACGGAGATGCCGAAGCCTGCCGCCTCGCGATTCACCTGGTCGCGGATGCGGTTCATCAGCTCCTCGCGCTGGTCCCGCACCACCTGGATGAAGGTGCTCTCGCCGAGCACGCGGCGCAGCGCCGAATTCAGTACGATGGCAAGGCGCGAATTGGCACCCTCGATGGTGCCGACCGCCTGGTAGAAGCGCAGCGGATCGGTGATGCGGTAGCGCGCGAAGGCATCCACCACGAGGCGCTTCTGGTCGGACGCGATCACTTCCTGCGAGGGGTTCTCGAGGTCGAGGATGCGCTTGTCGAGGAAGATCACGCTGTCGATCAGCGGAATCTTGGCGTTGAGGCCGGGCTGGTCGATGATGCGCACCGGCTCGCCGAAGCGCAGCACCAGCGCCTGCTGGGTCTGGTAGACGCTGAACAGCGCCGAATAGAGGGCGATGAGGATGACGGCCGCGACGATCGCGGCGCCCATGCCGAAAACGCTTCTCATCGCGTGGTCCCCTGCGTGGTCTGGCCCGGCTGCGCCGGGGTGGTCTGCGGCCGGCCGGTGAGCGCGCCGAGCGGCAGGTAAGGCACGACACCCGAGCCGCGATCGGTGGAGGGATCGATGATGATCTTGTCCATGCCGCCGAACACGCGTTCCATGGTTTCGAGATAGATGCGCTGGCGCACGACGTCGGGCGCCTTCTCATATTCGCCGAGCACGCTGAGGAAGCGCGCGGACTGGCCTTGCGCCTCGATGATGGCGCGTTCCTTGTAGCCCTGCGCACCCTGGGTGATGCGCGAAGCCTCGCCGCGTGCCTCCGGGACGACGCGGTTGGCATAGGCCTGCGCTTCGTTCTGCAGGCGCTCGGCGTCGGCGCGGGCGGCCTGCACGTCACGGAAGGCGTCGATCACTTGCGAGGGCGGATCGACCTTCTGCATCTGCACCTGGGTGATCAGGATGCCGGATTTATAAGAATCGAGCGTCCGCTGCATCAGTTCCTGCACGTCCTGCTCGATGGTCTGGCGGGCACCGGTCAGGATGGGCTGGATGTTGGTGCGGCCCACCACCTCGCGCATCGCGCTCTCGGCCACCGCCTTGATGGTGCCCTCGGGGTTCTGGACGTTGAACAGGTAGTTGGCCGCGCCGATGTCCTCGGTCGAGCCCGGGGCCGCCGGCTTCACCACCCAGAACACCGCGAAATCGACGTCGACGATGTTCTCGTCGCCGGTGAGCATCAGGCTCTCCTGCGGCACGTCGCGCATGGCGGTGCCGCGGCGCGGGTCGTCACCCGAGCGAGTGCCGATGTCGATCTGGTTGTTGCGCGTGACCTTGGGGGTCAGCACGGTCTCGATCGGGTAGGGCAGATGGTAGTTGAGGCCGGGATTGGAGGTGGCCACGAACTTGCCGAAACGCAGCACCACGCCCTGTTCATCCGGCTGCACGCGGTAGAAGCCCGACAGCAGCCAGGCCACCGCGACCAGCGCGACGACGACGATGATGCCCTTGGTGCTGCCGAAGCCGCCCGGCATGATGGTGCGCAGCCGGTCCTGGCCGCGACGGATGAGGTCTTCGAGATCCGGGGGATTGGGACCTGACGATTGCGGCCCGCTGCCCCAGGGACCGCGCGGCCCGCCACCACCCCATGGCCCGCCGCTTTGGTTCTTCCACGACATTGCGCGGTCAACTCCCAGATTGCGCACCCGAGACTACCCGGGTTGCGCGGGAGCGCAGAACCTCAAGGACGACTCTCGTGCAAAAAGACGAACGTCCTCCCGTCGCCGGGAGGCACGACGACGGCGGTTATAGGTGACGAGGCACCGGGACACAACGTGACCCCGCACCGCGACGAACGCCGCCGACGCGGGAGGTCATATGGGAAGACGGGCCGCTTACGCAACGGTAGATCGAATCACACCACCGGAGAGCGCGCCGACATGCCCTTCTCGCCATGCTCGCCAGCTTCCCGCGCACCGGGCGGATTACGGAAATAGGCGAGGACGTAAAGCCGGATGGCGGAAGACAGATTGCCCTGGTTACGCCGCGAATCGATCGAGGCGACAATCTCCGACAATGTACTGCGGCGGCTCGACGCGATTTCCTTGAGCGCATCCCAGAACTGGTCTTCGAGGCTGACACTGGTCTTGTGCCCGGCAATCACAATCGACCGCTTCACCACGGGACTCTTCATTTCTCGTCCTCTCGTACGCGCTTATGTCCGTCCAACGCACGCTCGCGGACTTCCTCGCGAGCAACGTCCGCCCTGCGCTCGACCTTCGTGCGCCCAAACTTCAAACGCTGCTCCGCAGCAGTTTGTTCCTTGGCGTCGCGCTCCTTGCGCCTGCGGACTCGGCGCAGATTAATGATCTCAGCCATGTCGATACGTTCCTAGTTCGGCACAGCAAGTGAGAGCCCAGCATGCGGTAAGCCGTGGCATGGACTTACCGCATTATAGATCTTTTTCCGTCTCAGAATACAGGACCCATTTTTGCTGTCCAAAGTGAGAATCACGAGCTATTCCGCGGAATTGCCTCATTGATATTTGCATTTTCGATGCGTTTATTTTGTGTTTTGAATTATTCCAGCTTGGCTGTAGGAAAAGCCGTCACGCTGTCACGCTTATGTGAACAACCAGCTGCCAGGCATCCGTCGAGCACGGCGGGCAGCGCCATTCCTCGTGGGACACCGTTCCGCAGTCACGGCACGCGTGCTAAACGAGCGGCGCCTTTCCCACCAGCGCCCCGCCGACGGACGCATTGCGAGAATCTCCATGAGCACCACCCGTATTGAGACCGACACGTTCGGCCCGATTGAGGTAGAAAACGACAAATATTGGGGCGCGCAGGCGCAGCGCTCGCTGGGCAATTTCAAGATCGGCTGGGAGAAGCAGCCGCTGCCGGTGGTGCGCGCGCTCGGCATCGTGAAGCGCGCCGCGGCGGAAGTGAATCGCGACCTCGGCCGGCTCGATCCCGCCATTGCGGAGGTGATCATCCGCGCCGCGCAGGAAGTGATCGAGGGCAAGCTCGATGCGCATTTCCCGCTGGCGGTGTGGCAGACCGGGTCCGGCACCCAGTCCAACATGAATGCCAATGAGGTGATCTCGAACCGCGCCATCGAGATGCTCGGCGGTGAGAAGGGCTCGAAGAAGCCGGTCCACCCCAATGATCACGTGAATATGAGCCAGTCGTCGAACGACACCTATCCGACGGCGATGCACATCGCCGCGGCCGAGGAGGTCGTGCTCCGGCTGATTCCCGCGCTTCAGGAACTGCGCAATGCGCTGAACGACAAGGCGCATGCCTGGGCGCACATCATCAAGATCGGCCGCACCCATACCCAGGACGCGACCCCGCTGACGCTGGGGCAGGAATTCTCCGGCTATACCCAGCAAGTCGAGAACGGCATCATGCGTATCGAGCAGACGCTGCCGGCGCTGATGGAACTGGCCCAGGGCGGTACCGCAGTCGGCACCGGCCTCAATGCGCCGGTGGGCTTCGCCGAGATGGTGGCGGAACGCATCGCCGCCATCACCCAACTGCCCTTCACCTCGGCGCCCAACAAGTTCGAGGCGCTCGCCGCGCATGACGCCATGGTGTTCGCGCACGGCGCCATCAACACGGTGGCGACCTCGCTGTTCAAGATCGCCAACGACATCCGCCTGCTCGGCTCCGGCCCCCGCTCGGGCCTCGGCGAGTTGTCGCTGCCGGAGAACGAGCCGGGCTCCTCCATCATGCCGGGCAAGGTGAACCCGACGCAGTGCGAGGCGCTGACCCAGGTCTGCGTGCAGGTGTTCGGCAACAATGCCGCGCTCACCTTCGCCAACAGCCAGGGCCATTTCGAGCTGAACGTCTACAATCCGGTGATGGCCTATAATTTCCAGCAGTCGGTGCGCTTGCTGGCGGATGCGGCGGTGAGCTTCACCGAGAATTGCGTCGTCGGCATCGTGCCGCGCGAGGACAACATCAAGGCGGCGCTGGAGCGCTCGCTGATGCTGGTCACCGCCCTGGCGCCGAAGATCGGCTACGACAACGCGGCGAAGATCGCCAAGACCGCGCACAAGAACGGCACCACGCTGCGCGAGGAAGCGGTCGGCGGCGGCTATGTGACGAACGAGGAGTTCGACGCCGTGGTGCGCCCGGAGAAGATGATCGCGCCGGAGTGAGGCGCGGTCGATGCGCTCTATGCGGGCAGCCTTCGAGGCTCGCTGCGCTCGCACCTCTGGATGAGGTCACTTTTCAAGGAACATCCTCATCCTGAGGTGCCGGCCAGCGGCCGGCCTCGAAGGATGCTGAAGCCGGGCGCCAAAGAACATATTCAGAAACGCTTCATCTTTACGGCACAAAGATGAACTTCATCATTACCGAAGTTTCATTTGAGACTCGCACGTAATCGCCGCACCATCGGTCATGCTTTCTTCAGGAGAGAGACCGATGAAGCAGACCATCATTGCCGCCACTGCCGCCGCGCTGCTGGCCAGCGCCACCTTCGGCATCGCCGCCACCGCGCCGCGCACCGGCGATCCGCAGCGCGAGCGCCCCAGCGCCGCTGAGATCGCCGAGAATGCCGCCGCCTTCTCCGATGCCCGCATCGCCGCGCTGAAAGCCGGCCTGCGCATGAACGCCGACCAGGCGAAGCTCTGGCCGGCGGTCGAGCAGGCGCTGCACGATCTCGCCCAGCAGCGGATCGATCGCCGCGCCGCCCGCATCGAGGCGTTCCGCGAACGTGAGCGCGGCGAGCGCCCCGACATGCTCGGCAACATGCGCAACCGCGCCGACGCGCTGGTACAGACCGGCGACGGGCTGAAGAAGCTGGTCGACGCCGCCGACCCGCTTTATGCCAGCCTCGACGACGCGCAGAAGCACCGCTTCAACATACTGCTGCGCCACGCGCAATTCCCCCGCTTCGCCGAATGGGGCGGCCCGCAGCACGGCGGCTGGCGCGACCACGGCCCGCAGCGCTTTCGCGATTTCCGCCATGACGGCCCGGGTCGTGACGGTCCCGGCCGCGACTGGCACCACCGCCCGCGCGGCGGCGACGGCGACGATCAGGGCGAGGAACGCCTCTGAAGATAAACGGCGGATGAACGACGGCCTCAGATTTGGTTCAGTCGGCGACCGCTAGTGTGCACTCATGAATTCGGCGCTGACCACGTCGATGACCGTTTCTGACCTACCCCTTCTTTTCGGACCCCCGAGCACCCCGCTCGCAACTGCAAACCGCCGGCTTCGCGCCGGCGGTTTTTTCTTTTGGGGGCGGGCTACGAGGTTGCCAGCTTGCGCAGCGCATCGCCGCTGACGCGCTGGATGGTCCAATCATCCAGCGGCACCGCGCCGATCGAGCGATAGAACTTGATCGCCGGCTCGTTCCAGTCGAGCACCGACCATTCGAAGCGGGCGAGGTCTTCATCCACGCAACGCCTGGCCAGATGCTTCATCAATGCCGTGGCAATGCCACGGCCGCGCCAGGCCGGACGCACGAACAGGTCTTCCAGGAAGAGCCCGTGCCGACCGCG harbors:
- a CDS encoding DUF1244 domain-containing protein, producing MPDFDDQSRLELEAAVFRRLVAHLRERADVQNIDLMNLAGFCRNCLSNWYLDAAKERGLPLSRDDSREIVYGMPYEDWKALNQAEASPEQKAAFARSSAEPH
- a CDS encoding N-formylglutamate amidohydrolase, with protein sequence MLRRTEDDTAVDDALDLADAPTPAHSAGDVFHPVEDIPGAADTGILLLCDHASNALPPEYGSLGLPASELARHIGYDIGAAGVTRALAKRLGCPAVLSHFSRLLIDPNRGEDDPTLVMRLSDGAIVPGNRHVDTAEVDRRIARFHRPYHRAIEHEIDAALASGTIPALFSVHSFTPVWRGMPRPWHVGLLWDLDERFTRPLIEALEAPGDLIVGDNEPYDGALRNDCLYRHGTARGLPHVLIEIRQDLIADDAGQLAWAERLADLLPAVLARPELHEQTFYGSRTGLVVPISA
- a CDS encoding glycerate kinase, giving the protein MTDNSPRVFLEALFSAAVAAAHPSTCLPPALPPPPANGRLILLAAGKAAGSMLEVAEAHYLDDLGFDPARLAGIGVARHGYGRPTRRLEMVEAGHPVPDAAGLAAAQKAIDLAAGAQADDLVLVLLSGGASANWIAPALGVELDDKRALTRALLRSGANITEINTVRKHLSRIKGGRLAALAQPARVVTLAISDVPGDDPAVIGSGPTVPDPTTLAEARDVLTRFRIEPASSIAVALRDGANESPKPGDPAFANSEYHLIARPADSFVAAEKMARDAGIEPILIGDNLEGEAREVAAAQAVKALELKGAGKRVVLLSGGELTVTMRGQGRGGPNQEYALALAEALAGAPGIYAVAGDTDGTDGGGGDASDPAGAFVVPDTLARARALGLDPASFLANNDSTSFFERIGDLLTPGPTCTNVNDFRAVFVDG
- a CDS encoding DUF1036 domain-containing protein, which produces MISVPYSWTADVARRLRARGLRLGLAALAAVPVLAILAPTPAAADFRLCNRTTSRVGIAVGYKDGDAWSTEGWWNVAANSCETLLRGDLVARYYYVYAVDYDLGGEWAGKAYMCTREKEFTIRGIEDCLARGFDRTGFFEVDTHEQKSWTVQLTEQGQKMPSQAPLPPSKAPQ
- a CDS encoding Do family serine endopeptidase, with protein sequence MTQTAKHRPTDTRRRLHNLVSCLLVVGTVVLPPVVSHAAATKGPDTVADTAALVMDSVVNISTSQTVAPSRSVPTPQLPPGSPFEEFFEEFFKRRQQQGDDGDDTPRRVSSLGSGFVIDAGGLIVTNNHVIADADEIYANFNDGSKLKAELVGRDTKIDIALLKVTPLPDKPLKAVKFGDSDGLRVGDWVMAIGNPFGLGGTLTVGVISARNRDINSGPYDNFLQTDAAINRGNSGGPLFNMEGDVIGINTAIISPSGGSIGIGFAVPSNTASAVVAQLRQYGEMRRGWIGVRIQSVTDEIAESLSLGKPRGALVGGLTDDGPAAKGGIKPGDVIIKFDGKDVRDMRSLPIIVADTPVDKDVEVVVVRKGKEETLRLKVGRLEESDKAEQAALTKKEPADTTPKAPTTRLLGLDLSEITTELRGKFKLKDDVKGVVVTSVDGTSQAATKGLKPGMVIVEVNQEAVAKPADIQKRIDALKKEGRRSALLMVSDADGQVQFTAIPIE
- a CDS encoding DUF2065 family protein is translated as MSDLVVALGLVLVIEGLALAAMPGAMRRAMEAIERLPDVPLRLAGLGGALLGLLIVWLIRG
- a CDS encoding protease modulator HflC, with translation MRSVFGMGAAIVAAVILIALYSALFSVYQTQQALVLRFGEPVRIIDQPGLNAKIPLIDSVIFLDKRILDLENPSQEVIASDQKRLVVDAFARYRITDPLRFYQAVGTIEGANSRLAIVLNSALRRVLGESTFIQVVRDQREELMNRIRDQVNREAAGFGISVIDVRIRRADLPEANSQAVFQRMQTERQREAAEIRAQGAQASQGIRANADRQSTIIVAEATSTGDKLRGEGEAEKNRIFAEAYGKDKGFFDFYRSMQAYEAGLKGDDTRMLLSPDSSFFRFFRDPAGAAKPAPAPAAGAPVTTPAN
- the hflK gene encoding FtsH protease activity modulator HflK, producing MSWKNQSGGPWGGGGPRGPWGSGPQSSGPNPPDLEDLIRRGQDRLRTIMPGGFGSTKGIIVVVALVAVAWLLSGFYRVQPDEQGVVLRFGKFVATSNPGLNYHLPYPIETVLTPKVTRNNQIDIGTRSGDDPRRGTAMRDVPQESLMLTGDENIVDVDFAVFWVVKPAAPGSTEDIGAANYLFNVQNPEGTIKAVAESAMREVVGRTNIQPILTGARQTIEQDVQELMQRTLDSYKSGILITQVQMQKVDPPSQVIDAFRDVQAARADAERLQNEAQAYANRVVPEARGEASRITQGAQGYKERAIIEAQGQSARFLSVLGEYEKAPDVVRQRIYLETMERVFGGMDKIIIDPSTDRGSGVVPYLPLGALTGRPQTTPAQPGQTTQGTTR
- a CDS encoding ribbon-helix-helix domain-containing protein, with amino-acid sequence MKSPVVKRSIVIAGHKTSVSLEDQFWDALKEIASSRRSTLSEIVASIDSRRNQGNLSSAIRLYVLAYFRNPPGAREAGEHGEKGMSARSPVV
- a CDS encoding DUF4169 family protein, which codes for MAEIINLRRVRRRKERDAKEQTAAEQRLKFGRTKVERRADVAREEVRERALDGHKRVREDEK
- the fumC gene encoding class II fumarate hydratase, producing MSTTRIETDTFGPIEVENDKYWGAQAQRSLGNFKIGWEKQPLPVVRALGIVKRAAAEVNRDLGRLDPAIAEVIIRAAQEVIEGKLDAHFPLAVWQTGSGTQSNMNANEVISNRAIEMLGGEKGSKKPVHPNDHVNMSQSSNDTYPTAMHIAAAEEVVLRLIPALQELRNALNDKAHAWAHIIKIGRTHTQDATPLTLGQEFSGYTQQVENGIMRIEQTLPALMELAQGGTAVGTGLNAPVGFAEMVAERIAAITQLPFTSAPNKFEALAAHDAMVFAHGAINTVATSLFKIANDIRLLGSGPRSGLGELSLPENEPGSSIMPGKVNPTQCEALTQVCVQVFGNNAALTFANSQGHFELNVYNPVMAYNFQQSVRLLADAAVSFTENCVVGIVPREDNIKAALERSLMLVTALAPKIGYDNAAKIAKTAHKNGTTLREEAVGGGYVTNEEFDAVVRPEKMIAPE
- a CDS encoding Spy/CpxP family protein refolding chaperone, whose amino-acid sequence is MKQTIIAATAAALLASATFGIAATAPRTGDPQRERPSAAEIAENAAAFSDARIAALKAGLRMNADQAKLWPAVEQALHDLAQQRIDRRAARIEAFRERERGERPDMLGNMRNRADALVQTGDGLKKLVDAADPLYASLDDAQKHRFNILLRHAQFPRFAEWGGPQHGGWRDHGPQRFRDFRHDGPGRDGPGRDWHHRPRGGDGDDQGEERL
- a CDS encoding GNAT family N-acetyltransferase, translated to MSLAIRPARPGEAALVFAFVRELADYEQLLHEVDATVADIDRALFGETPRAFCDIAEWDGQPAGIALWFYNFSTFRGRHGLFLEDLFVRPAWRGRGIATALMKHLARRCVDEDLARFEWSVLDWNEPAIKFYRSIGAVPLDDWTIQRVSGDALRKLATS